The stretch of DNA TGAAATTTCTCGTTATCAAAATCTTCTCCAACATTTGAGCCGAGGCTTCAATGGGTAAAGTGTTTGTCTGCAGGAAACACTTGTTTTTTCCTCCTCGCTCATTTCCTCTCCAATCAAACTATGATAATGTGGTTCATGATAAAAGGTGATACTATCAATCTTGTTGATCTTATGTGTGAGCTTAATGGTAGAGATATCCGTCGTTTACCATAGTTTAATTAATCGGCATTTTTCTTAATCTAGATATTCCGTTTAGAACATCTTGTGTGTCTGTTGCGGGGGAAAACCCCTAGTGGTAGGCGGGAAATgcaccaccaaaaaaaaaaaaggctAGCGGATTTGAATCTACCGTGGGAACACATTTACGTCACAAATTCATAGTTACCTATATATTTACTAATCTCTATTTTCTTATGTTTCTCTTTCGAAAGAGAAGATTCCTATAAAAGGTTCGATAGTGTCAGGTCTACCTTCCGGACACTTTCCTCTAAATACCAATGTTGGTACTTCCTGAATCTGTTTTTCGTTGTTGTCGTTTGAAGCGTCAGTGTATATTTTGGTGAAATCAATTCTCAACATATCGTCATCATCTATCACAACATATAACTTGTATTTCTGATCAATCAAATCGTTACTATCGTTGTAATGTATCAAGCCTCTAGTTGATCCCGTTATTAGCCCCATGGTGGACCCAATGCCCATGATATCGGTGCCAttgatttttatatataacCCACTCAAACCAAAG from Candida albicans SC5314 chromosome R, complete sequence encodes:
- a CDS encoding uncharacterized protein (Ortholog of C. dubliniensis CD36 : Cd36_25180, C. parapsilosis CDC317 : CPAR2_800030, Candida tenuis NRRL Y-1498 : CANTEDRAFT_125790 and Debaryomyces hansenii CBS767 : DEHA2E18260g); translation: MEVATSNPQPKPQTINKQVTFQFANECDLEIHCSPFGLSGLYIKINGTDIMGIGSTMGLITGSTRGLIHYNDSNDLIDQKYKLYVVIDDDDMLRIDFTKIYTDASNDNNEKQIQEVPTLVFRGKCPEGRPDTIEPFIGIFSFERET